One Drosophila kikkawai strain 14028-0561.14 chromosome 3L, DkikHiC1v2, whole genome shotgun sequence genomic window carries:
- the I-2 gene encoding protein phosphatase inhibitor 2 translates to MQNQPSPQLPCKGILKTSRSFDKSGASFRKSAKFDELNVLQTFHPADKDYGHMKIDEPKTPYNYTEAYNDNRDELDTELLVEKLRIAANIPPSAESIEDDGSSGDDQPLSEEERQRRIEFEQRRKAHYREFEAVTLARKLIQEEDDDEDDDDDARTSDSRPSGSASTSGHFTSSLAKKSPATSPSASASLNMDLEPSIN, encoded by the exons ATGCAGAACCAGCCCAGCCCACAGTTGCCCTGCAAGGGCATCCTGAAGACATCGCGCAGCTTCGACAAGTCCGGAGCCAG TTTTCGCAAAAGTGCCAAGTTTGATGAGCTAAACGTGCTGCAGACGTTCCATCCGGCCGACAAGGACTATGGACACATGAAGATCGATGAGCCTAAAACGCCATACAACTACACGGAGGCCTACAATGACAACAGGGATGAGCTGGACACGGAGCTACTCGTGGAGAA ACTTCGGATCGCGGCCAATATACCACCGTCTGCGGAGAGCATTGAAGACGACGGCTCCTCGGGCGACGATCAGCCACTGAGCGAGGAGGAGCGAC AACGGCGAATCGAATTCGAGCAGCGTCGCAAGGCCCACTATCGCGAGTTCGAGGCCGTCACACTCGCCCGGAAGCTGATCcaggaggaggacgacgacgaggatgatgacgatgacgccAGAACTTCGGATAGTCGGCCCTCGGGCTCGGCCTCCACCTCGGGGCACTTTACGAGCAGTTTGGCGAAAAAATCACCTGCCACCTCCCCGTCAGCCAGTGCCAGTCTGAACATGGATCTGGAGCCGTCGATTAACTAG
- the LOC108078792 gene encoding uncharacterized protein, giving the protein MHWRPPAGTFIPANPAAACRNGLVLLGIEVDENITKPLNLANSAVLRAVEEEEQQAKCDFYPAVRQSRQRQRGEGDAAALHHALHQQLLNQIKTDFLSHQQDITIDRDTVLKINRLATKRHLLKRDHSWPPTEQDVVSNPDQNHITSSSAYPSHSIEALREKFQNPTHIIEPTARQVREQRQREGRSKERSKTPQIASGGDRELSEIFPPSTPVSKGFSAPETKAADVDLGLVAPRCEYYEQLAHKRPTTPVLPLPATPYRPRPKRQAYSLDRGRSRKRAVGTAPELPPPKPRNAKPKVQRRCIKLATEVKISYGHEGDSEEEAAITAGHEVDLEAVPLPPIPAGADLTQAKTAGRAVIDNLAIKQQQQMALAIATNGAISRPSAGPELTTRIVPVRVETSRDPAPKCPSAQQIYDEACSYLQDHQEMEERQPSPAPTYVSATSGIKLLQRQPSTSTSTPSPSTYTPPPPPPPPPVMRTKSVPEAELKVKQSRRQGGILRLETETEKQHEAHVEIAQLEAKYAHIQQSIAEHLLQIDAYMENAKQALQRSVQTTPVPPATPPPPTPPPPPAPAQPLRPISSGSNDSWDIFANRQSPILAVESPLQAILRQIYTRAAGLPASLPKEAKEEAEEEEESLTENVPIVERALEDLHKIAVALERKEEPKEEQEHMHVELRTTPAAVEAQHVIIEDEDTEYRHVSDVIANYEQLAKKEFEEWQEEQVAKKEKDAREVTPKTELRKAIEEQLAKKGLREGTKAVQGELTKKELLPKLVKKEGKEEAPAKSEFGDGKEAEEGKLELTSITELGESKEDLDKSKSNQDLSKDTDQEPPSCAHEAFSSIYCPCCDEMRCSPNNWAKLNKADQWRIANLHNEPLENYKATYEIRSPYISRQISWEDAQSTAEKTSAPAEKLQRQRSFVEIVTTPAPDSPPPSPPPPPPPPPLPLLPKASLRDKEITWERSRSPSPLPSRKYPAPLIEAPQRASSPFGLNPVPGKTSPSPVNLTPKFTHVPQLDGHNIGLLVKTATEPLQQSMSASSSMLAATPPATPRLTAQPSPFEFPSQDSAAEQHKFRSLASFDEVQRDFNVNRSFDNVSPRPYLGIEGYKRVAWPPASEERIIREFTPQPQTQSPAPGSGGYYPQASAASAPQPAAAPAQGPIYNNVQPRPATTNNYYPPQNAHVPDSYPSQEQPHHQPVQYTQAQFNRQRSREPVAAPVSVPVQAPAPAPASDSNGYGNYPQASYPQEPALQAANNVGGGWKHIGAPQAKSHSDYNIGGAAPTGGAYPPFQQQQQHQPSYQQQQQQYGAPSYDGYQQQPPQQQQQPAPQWQQQQPAPQWQQPQSQAQPQTQAPYQQQQQPQWNQQQQPSYQTSPYQQQQQQPSFYPQQNGGSTYAQPPYNSYSQPQQQLGQLSYSQDQTDQQQQQQSGAYRGASPGIITLRKEAPVSQQPAPVYTSQPAAVSYQGGSKLRGDLKWPPPEYKEAAARENEERRQLALGPVCRPRRVNRDYTTFFAKHQLNNGYPSYKVPPGTQHMWA; this is encoded by the exons ATGCACTGGCGGCCACCGGCAGGCACTTTTATACCCGCCAACCCAGCGGCAGCTTGTCGGAACGGATTAGTCCTTTTGGG GATTGAAGTCGACGAAAACATCACAAAACCCCTGAACTTGGCCAACTCGGCCGTTCTGCGCGCCGTCGAGGAGGAAGAACAACAAGCCAAATGCG ATTTCTATCCCGCCGTAAGACAGAGCCGCCAGCGGCAGCGGGGCGAGGGGGATGCTGCCGCACTGCATCATGCCCTGCACCAGCAACTGTTGAACCAAATCAAGACGGACTTCCTCAGCCACCAGCAGGACATCACCATCGATCGGGACACGGTGCTGAAGATCAATCGTTTGGCCACCAAGCGGCACCTCCTCAAGCGCGATCATAGCTGGCCACCGACGGAGCAGGATGTGGTCTCTAATCCCGACCAGAATCACATCACCTCTTCGTCCGCCTATCCCTCGCACAGTATTGAGGCTCTGAGGGAGAAGTTCCAGAATCCCACGCATATTATAGAACCCACCGCCAGGCAGGTGAGGGAGCAGCGGCAAAGGGAGGGGCGTTCCAAGGAGCGATCCAAGACGCCTCAAATTGCATCTGGTGGAGATCGGGAGCTGTCCGAGATTTTTCCTCCTTCCACTCCCGTGTCCAAAGGCTTTTCAGCTCCGGAGACCAAGGCAGCGGATGTAGACTTGGGTCTAGTGGCTCCGCGATGTGAATACTACGAACAGCTGGCCCACAAGCGACCCACAACTCCCGTTCTGCCCTTGCCAGCGACGCCCTACCGGCCCCGGCCCAAGCGGCAGGCCTACTCCCTGGACCGTGGGCGATCCCGCAAGCGGGCAGTGGGCACTGCTCCTGAGCTGCCACCTCCAAAGCCAAGGAATGCCAAGCCAAAGGTGCAGCGTCGTTGCATCAAGCTGGCCACCGAGGTGAAGATCTCCTATGGCCACGAGGGTGATagcgaggaggaggcggctATCACCGCCGGACACGAGGTGGACTTGGAGGCCGTGCCACTGCCACCGATCCCAGCTGGCGCAGATCTCACTCAGGCGAAGACAGCGGGTCGAGCGGTAATTGACAACCTGGCAattaagcagcagcagcagatggcTCTGGCAATAGCCACCAACGGGGCCATCTCGCGTCCCAGTGCCGGCCCAGAGCTGACCACTCGCATTGTGCCCGTTCGGGTGGAAACGTCTCGCGATCCGGCTCCCAAGTGTCCAAGTGCCCAGCAGATCTACGACGAGGCCTGCTCGTATCTGCAGGATCACCAGGAGATGGAGGAGCGCCAGCCGTCGCCAGCGCCCACCTATGTGAGTGCCACCAGTGGAATCAAGCTGCTCCAGCGTCAGCCCAGCACTTCAACTTCAACTCCTTCCCCTTCAACTTACACCCCAcctccgccgccaccgccgccaccagTGATGCGTACCAAATCCGTCCCAGAAGCGGAGCTCAAGGTTAAGCAGTCGCGCCGACAGGGTGGCATCTTAAGActggaaacggaaacggagaAGCAGCACGAGGCCCATGTGGAGATTGCCCAGTTGGAGGCCAAGTATGCCCACATTCAGCAGTCCATAGCGGAGCATCTGCTCCAGATCGACGCCTACATGGAGAATGCCAAGCAGGCGCTGCAGAGGAGCGTTCAAACCACACCCGTACCCCCAGCTACTCCTCCACCACCCACTCCGCCGCCTCCTCCCGCACCAGCTCAACCCCTGAGACCCATTAGCTCGGGGAGTAATGATTCCTGGGACATCTTCGCCAACCGACAGTCGCCCATTTTGGCTGTGGAAAGTCCTCTGCAGGCCATTCTCCGCCAAATATACACCCGAGCAGCTGGACTACCTGCTAGTCTGCCCAAGGAAGCCAAGGAGGAAgcagaggaagaggaggagtcCCTCACCGAGAACGTACCCATTGTGGAACGGGCTCTGGAGGATCTGCACAAGATTGCAGTGGCTTTGGAGCGAAAGGAGGAACctaaggaggagcaggagcacaTGCACGTAGAACTCCGGACAACGCCAGCTGCCGTTGAAGCCCAACACGTAATCATCGAGGACGAGGACACGGAATATCGACACGTATCCGATGTAATTGCCAACTATGAACAGTTGGCCAAAAAGGAGTTCGAAGAGtggcaggaggagcaggtggcCAAAAAGGAGAAGGACGCTCGAGAGGTGACACCCAAGACGGAGCTAAGGAAAGCCATTGAGGAGCAGCTGGCCAAAAAGGGTTTAAGAGAAGGTACCAAGGCAGTACAAGGAGAACTAACTAAAAAGGAACTGCTGCCAAAGCTGGTGAAAAAGGAAGGCAAAGAGGAAGCACCTGCCAAAAGTGAGTTCGGAGATGGCAAAGAGGCTGAAGAAGGAAAACTCGAACTAACATCCATAACAGAGCTAGGTGAAAGTAAAGAGGACTTAGACAAAAGTAAATCCAACCAAGATCTATCTAAAGATACGGATCAGGAGCCCCCATCCTGTGCCCATGAAGCCTTCTCCTCCATCTACTGCCCCTGCTGCGATGAGATGCGCTGTTCACCCAACAATTGGGCCAAACTCAACAAGGCGGATCAATGGCGCATTGCCAATCTGCACAACGAACCTCTGGAGAACTACAAGGCCACCTATGAGATCCGCAGTCCCTACATCTCCAGACAAATCTCCTGGGAGGACGCCCAGTCGACTGCAGAGAAGACCTCAGCCCCCGCCGAAAAGCTGCAGCGCCAGCGTAGTTTTGTGGAGATAGTAACCACTCCAGCTCCGGACTCTCCGCCGCCatcgccaccgccaccacctcctccgccgccgttgccgctgctgccaaAAGCCAGCCTGCGAGATAAGGAAATCACCTGGGAGAGAAGTCGTTCGCCCAGTCCGTTGCCCTCGCGCAAGTATCCCGCTCCCCTCATAGAAGCACCACAGCGAGCCAGCTCACCCTTCGGCCTGAATCCTGTGCCGGGTAAAACTTCCCCATCGCCGGTGAATCTCACACCGAAATTCACCCATGTGCCGCAGCTGGATGGCCACAACATTGGACTACTGGTGAAGACCGCCACGGAGCCACTGCAGCAGAGTATGTCGGCATCCTCCTCTATGCTAGCAGCCACTCCGCCGGCCACCCCGCGTCTAACAGCCCAGCCTTCACCCTTCGAGTTCCCAAGTCAGGACTCGGCGGCCGAGCAGCACAAGTTCCGATCGCTGGCTTCCTTCGACGAGGTGCAGCGGGATTTCAACGTGAATCGTTCATTCGACAATGTATCGCCACGTCCCTATCTGGGCATTGAAG GCTACAAGCGCGTGGCCTGGCCCCCGGCCTCTGAGGAGCGGATCATCCGGGAGTTCACCCCCCAGCCGCAGACACAGAGCCCGGCCCCAGGCTCCGGCGGTTACTATCCCCAGGCCAGTGCCGCCTCCGCGCCGCAGCCAGCTGCTGCCCCAGCTCAG GGTCCCATTTATAACAACGTCCAGCCCCGCCCCGCCACCACGAACAACTACTATCCGCCGCAGAATGCCCACGTTCCCGATAGCTATCCCAGCCAGGAGCAACCGCATCATCAGCCCGTGCAGTATACCCAGGCCCAGTTCAATCGGCAGCGCTCGAGGGAGCCCGTAGCCGCACCCGTATCGGTGCCGGTGcaggctccagctccagctcctgcctCCGATTCGAATGGCTATGGCAACTATCCACAGGCCAGCTATCCGCAGGAGCCGGCGCTCCAGGCGGCTAACAACGTGGGCGGCGGCTGGAAGCATATTGGTGCTCCGCAGGCCAAGTCGCACAGTGATTATAACATCGGAGGAGCTGCCCCAACGGGAGGAGCTTATCCCCcgttccagcagcagcagcagcaccagccgAGCTATCAGCAG cagcagcagcagtacgGTGCTCCGTCTTACGATGGCTACCAGCAACAgccaccgcagcagcagcaacagcctgCTCcccagtggcagcagcagcaacctgCTCCACAGTGGCAGCAGCCTCAGTCGCAGGCTCAGCCTCAGACTCAGGCTCcctaccagcagcagcagcagccacagtggaaccagcaacagcagccatcGTACCAGACCTCACCgtaccaacagcagcaacagcagccatcCTTTTACCCACAGCAAAACGGTGGCTCGACCTATGCTCAACCCCCGTACAATTCTTATtcgcagccacagcagcagcttgGCCAGCTGTCCTACTCGCAGGATCAGAccgatcagcagcagcagcagcagtcgggTGCCTACCGCGGCGCCAGTCCTGGAATCATCACCCTCCGCAAGGAGGCACCCGTTAGCCAGCAGCCAGCGCCAGTTTATACTTCGCAGCCTGCCGCCGTCAGCTATCAGG GAGGCAGCAAATTGCGCGGAGATTTGAAATGGCCACCACCGGAATACAAGGAGGCTGCGGCTCGCGAGAACGAGGAGCGTCGCCAGTTGGCGTTGGGCCCCGTCTGCCGTCCCAGGAGAGTTAACCGG GACTACACCACCTTCTTCGCCAAGCATCAGCTGAACAATGGCTATCCCAGCTACAAGGTGCCACCTGGCACCCAGCACATGTGGGCCTAA
- the LOC108078795 gene encoding probable insulin-like peptide 3 yields the protein MSRSLIHLLVLLLPILGHLDAVYSSESIMFNKCGEGLSNLMIDLCINGFNTHFSHKRASSMTDLNLFDYVDNMVDSRNEEVAVIKPHHPRLSSLMATRRLSRLIADECCAKKCSFSEIMAYCH from the exons ATGTCCCGCTCCTTGATCCACCTGCTAGTGCTGCTCCTCCCGATCCTGGGCCACCTGGATGCGGTGTACAGCAGCGAGAGTATAATGTTCAACAAGTGCGGCGAGGGACTGTCCAACTTAATGATTGACTTGTGCATCAATGGATTTAATACGCACTTTAGTCACAAGCGCGCCTCCTCCA TGACTGATCTGAATCTGTTCGATTATGTGGACAACATGGTGGATTCTAGGAACGAAGAGGTGGCTGTGATCAAACCCCATCATCCCCGACTAAGCTCCCTGATGGCCACCCGCCGTCTCTCCCGGCTAATTGCCGACGAGTGCTGCGCCAAGAAGTGCTCTTTCAGCGAAATTATGGCCTATTGCCACTAA